In the Paenibacillus sp. FSL H7-0357 genome, one interval contains:
- a CDS encoding energy-coupling factor ABC transporter permease — protein MNKRKFWSFAALIAGFTVYFLLNEPGTANAMHIMEGFLPVGWAVFWWAAFLPFFALGVLKLKKMTKDNPELKLLLGLAGAFTFVLSALKMPSVTGSSSHPTGTGLGAVMLGPLPMSVIGSVVLLFQALLLAHGGITTLGANAFSMAVAGPFAGYAVYKLLMKVNGREKLAVFMAAAVADLMTYVVTSVQLAVAFPAADGGVLASLIKFGGIFAVTQIPLAISEGLLTVLLWNWLKSYSPNELSLLKRQTKGGSL, from the coding sequence ATGAACAAACGCAAGTTTTGGAGTTTTGCTGCACTTATTGCCGGATTTACCGTTTATTTTTTGCTGAATGAGCCGGGCACGGCTAACGCGATGCATATTATGGAGGGGTTTCTGCCGGTAGGCTGGGCCGTATTCTGGTGGGCGGCGTTTCTGCCGTTTTTTGCCCTTGGAGTCCTTAAGCTGAAGAAAATGACCAAGGACAACCCGGAGCTGAAGCTGCTGCTTGGGCTGGCGGGTGCATTTACCTTTGTATTGTCGGCACTCAAAATGCCTTCCGTAACCGGAAGCAGCTCCCATCCTACAGGAACGGGACTTGGTGCTGTAATGCTGGGGCCGCTGCCGATGAGCGTAATCGGGTCTGTTGTACTGCTGTTTCAGGCGCTGCTGCTGGCGCACGGGGGGATAACGACACTCGGTGCGAATGCATTTTCGATGGCGGTGGCCGGTCCTTTTGCCGGGTATGCGGTCTATAAGCTGCTGATGAAGGTGAATGGACGTGAAAAGCTGGCAGTCTTTATGGCGGCGGCAGTGGCTGATCTCATGACGTATGTGGTGACCTCGGTTCAGCTTGCAGTGGCTTTTCCGGCGGCAGACGGAGGTGTGCTGGCTTCTCTGATTAAGTTCGGCGGTATTTTTGCCGTGACGCAGATTCCGCTCGCCATCAGCGAGGGGCTGCTGACCGTGCTGCTCTGGAACTGGCTGAAATCCTACAGCCCGAATGAGCTGTCGCTGCTGAAACGGCAAACCAAGGGAGGAAGTCTGTGA
- a CDS encoding ArsR/SmtB family transcription factor: protein MKLDLTEDSLPVYEALSSAVRLRMLQLLAVQPMNVKELAGAVKLSSAIMTMHVRKLETAGLIRTHMAPGRSGLQKICSLAAEGVEIIFPLQAKAERKGHRKEIPVGHYSDFEIEPTCGLATTEHIIGSFDDPRYFWDMERMNAGILWFGKGYVEYKIPNFLLSSQQPEELIITMEIASEAPSTNNNWPSDIAFTLNGQKLGYWTSPGDYGDSPGKYTPAWWPAYTNQYGLLKQLRITPKGTYMDGLKLSDITLEQVAIRNKQWTFRLSVEEDAEHIGGLTLFGKGFGNYNEDLVVELFYTDGFNGADADKRDAAAGTDNGNGTDS from the coding sequence ATGAAACTTGATCTTACCGAAGATTCCCTGCCGGTGTACGAGGCGCTCTCAAGCGCTGTACGTCTGCGAATGCTGCAGCTGCTTGCTGTTCAGCCCATGAACGTAAAGGAATTGGCGGGAGCGGTCAAGCTGAGCAGCGCCATTATGACAATGCATGTGCGTAAGCTGGAAACGGCCGGACTGATCCGCACCCATATGGCCCCCGGACGAAGCGGACTGCAGAAGATTTGTTCTCTTGCCGCTGAAGGGGTGGAGATTATCTTCCCACTCCAGGCCAAAGCAGAGCGCAAGGGTCACCGGAAAGAAATACCGGTCGGACATTATTCCGACTTTGAGATAGAGCCAACCTGCGGACTGGCCACTACCGAGCATATCATCGGCAGCTTCGACGATCCCCGTTATTTCTGGGATATGGAGCGGATGAATGCCGGAATTCTCTGGTTTGGCAAAGGTTATGTCGAATACAAAATACCCAACTTCCTGTTGTCCAGCCAGCAGCCGGAGGAGCTCATCATTACGATGGAGATTGCCTCCGAAGCACCGTCAACCAATAATAATTGGCCTTCGGATATTGCGTTCACGCTAAATGGCCAGAAGCTCGGGTATTGGACTAGCCCAGGCGATTACGGAGACAGCCCGGGGAAATATACCCCTGCCTGGTGGCCGGCGTACACCAATCAATACGGCCTGCTCAAGCAGCTGCGCATTACCCCAAAAGGAACCTATATGGACGGCTTAAAACTCTCAGACATTACGCTGGAGCAGGTTGCAATCCGCAACAAGCAGTGGACCTTCAGGCTCTCGGTGGAAGAGGATGCCGAACATATCGGCGGGCTCACCTTATTCGGCAAAGGCTTCGGCAATTACAACGAGGATCTGGTCGTAGAGCTGTTCTATACCGATGGATTCAATGGTGCTGACGCGGATAAAAGGGATGCAGCAGCAGGTACTGACAATGGGAATGGGACAGATTCCTAG
- the cobJ gene encoding precorrin-3B C(17)-methyltransferase, producing the protein MEKQGKLLIIGFGPGALEHITGRALAALEESEAVIGYNTYVELIKPLLKHQEIVGTGMTEEVSRAQEAVRRAEAGQSIAVISSGDAGVYGMAGLVYEVLIERGWKRAGGVEVEVIPGISAIQSCSSLLGAPIMHDACTISLSDHLTPWESIAARVDAAGAADFVIAFYNPRSGKRTRQIEEARSILLRYRDPSTPVGIVKSAYRDRQQTVVTTLQNMLEHEIGMLSTVVVGNSATTVYEGLMVTPRGYERKYSLGAETQALKPHERLRTAAEPWSLAAAAVAAEAAAEVNNAAGPMGSAAAAESGAASAAARTELPKAFASAVSPAGQFEASELEVSPALGSHRYSGAQMALLAELAGDEGQLVYTRDGHFLLRSSGAEQEDKAYRLAEAGLNVSLPGNFVRVKTCGFCELRKEDGLNAAIRLHKHLHGRPVPRELQIGVAGCGMACSSAVLEDIGVVFSKGSFELYLGGKKSGRGAHAGSLFREGMNEDELITAVTAIALRYASQGKINERFYTFFQHGGHNE; encoded by the coding sequence ATGGAAAAACAAGGAAAGCTGCTGATTATCGGCTTTGGCCCCGGTGCCCTGGAGCATATTACAGGCCGCGCACTGGCTGCGCTTGAGGAAAGTGAAGCTGTCATCGGCTATAACACCTATGTAGAGCTGATCAAGCCGCTGCTGAAGCATCAGGAAATTGTCGGTACCGGTATGACCGAAGAGGTCAGCCGGGCCCAGGAAGCGGTGCGCAGGGCGGAAGCAGGACAGAGCATTGCGGTCATTTCCAGTGGGGATGCAGGTGTGTACGGGATGGCCGGACTGGTGTACGAGGTGCTGATCGAACGGGGCTGGAAGCGTGCGGGCGGTGTGGAAGTTGAGGTGATTCCCGGAATATCGGCGATCCAGTCCTGCTCCTCACTGCTGGGAGCGCCGATTATGCATGATGCCTGCACGATCAGTCTGAGCGATCATCTAACGCCGTGGGAGAGCATCGCGGCGCGTGTCGATGCGGCGGGTGCGGCGGATTTTGTAATTGCCTTCTATAATCCGCGCAGCGGCAAACGGACGCGGCAGATTGAGGAAGCCCGCAGCATTCTGCTTCGCTACCGCGATCCTTCCACGCCGGTCGGCATTGTCAAAAGCGCCTACCGTGACCGCCAGCAGACGGTTGTAACTACGCTGCAGAATATGCTGGAGCATGAGATCGGCATGCTCTCCACAGTTGTGGTCGGCAACTCCGCGACTACCGTCTATGAAGGTCTGATGGTGACGCCGCGCGGCTATGAGCGCAAGTACAGTCTTGGCGCCGAGACGCAGGCGCTGAAGCCGCATGAGCGGCTGCGGACAGCGGCAGAGCCGTGGTCGCTGGCTGCGGCAGCGGTTGCCGCAGAGGCCGCAGCAGAGGTGAATAACGCTGCTGGCCCTATGGGCAGCGCGGCGGCTGCGGAGAGCGGAGCTGCTTCTGCAGCGGCCCGGACGGAGCTGCCTAAGGCTTTTGCTTCCGCCGTTTCGCCGGCGGGGCAATTCGAAGCCTCCGAACTGGAGGTTTCGCCGGCACTTGGCAGCCATAGATATAGCGGCGCCCAGATGGCGCTGCTTGCGGAGCTTGCAGGCGATGAAGGTCAGCTGGTATATACGCGGGACGGACATTTTTTGCTGCGCAGCAGTGGGGCTGAGCAGGAGGATAAGGCGTACCGGCTGGCAGAGGCCGGGCTGAATGTGAGCCTGCCAGGGAATTTTGTGAGAGTGAAAACTTGCGGCTTCTGTGAATTAAGAAAGGAAGACGGACTTAATGCAGCTATCCGCCTTCATAAGCATCTCCACGGACGGCCGGTGCCGCGGGAACTACAGATCGGTGTAGCTGGTTGCGGCATGGCCTGCAGCTCAGCCGTGCTGGAGGATATCGGCGTAGTGTTCTCCAAGGGCAGCTTCGAGCTGTATCTTGGCGGGAAGAAGTCGGGAAGAGGCGCACATGCAGGCAGCCTGTTCCGAGAAGGAATGAATGAAGATGAGCTCATAACCGCAGTTACAGCGATTGCCCTGCGATACGCTTCGCAGGGCAAAATCAATGAACGGTTTTATACATTTTTTCAGCATGGGGGTCACAACGAATGA
- a CDS encoding alpha-N-arabinofuranosidase, protein MAQRAVLNADIRKGTINRNIYGHFSEHLGRCIYEGIWVGEDSPIPNTNGIRNDVVEALKEIKIPVLRWPGGCFADEYHWKDGIGPREGRKRMINTHWGGTVENNHFGTHEFMELCAMLDCEPYINGNVGSGTVQEMSEWVEYLTFNGVSPMAELRQENGRQEPWAVKYFGVGNENWGCGGNMRPEYYADLYRRYQTYVRNYGDNKIHRIACGPNVDDYHWMEVLMREATRYMDSITLHYYTIPGPAWEQKGAATGFETGEWFSTLEKALRMDELVTRHSVIMDKYDPEKRVGLIVDEWGTWYDVEPGTNPGFLYQQNTIRDALVAGVTLDIFHKHSGRVRMANIAQTINVLQAVILTEGEKMLLTPTYHVFNMYKVHQDAELLDLSLESGTYSFEGREIPEVSASASITAEGVIHVSLCNLNHAAAASLPLELRGLAGKEVEITGTTLAGTAIDAHNTFSQPEAVTPQPFTGFKLEGGKLNVELPPMSVTVLEITPKA, encoded by the coding sequence ATGGCTCAGCGTGCAGTATTAAATGCGGATATCCGCAAGGGAACAATCAACCGGAATATTTATGGACATTTCTCCGAGCATTTGGGACGTTGTATTTATGAAGGCATCTGGGTAGGTGAGGATTCGCCGATCCCGAACACGAACGGCATCCGCAACGATGTTGTGGAAGCGCTTAAAGAAATCAAGATTCCGGTGCTCCGCTGGCCGGGCGGCTGCTTCGCCGATGAATATCACTGGAAAGACGGCATCGGTCCGCGCGAAGGACGCAAACGGATGATCAACACGCATTGGGGCGGTACGGTGGAGAACAACCATTTTGGCACCCATGAATTTATGGAGCTATGCGCCATGCTGGATTGCGAGCCTTATATCAACGGCAACGTCGGCAGCGGCACGGTTCAGGAAATGTCGGAGTGGGTGGAGTATCTGACGTTCAACGGCGTTTCGCCAATGGCGGAGCTGCGTCAGGAGAACGGCCGGCAGGAACCGTGGGCCGTGAAATATTTTGGCGTGGGCAATGAGAACTGGGGCTGCGGCGGAAATATGCGTCCTGAATATTATGCCGATCTGTACCGCCGGTATCAGACCTATGTGCGCAATTATGGAGACAATAAGATCCATCGCATTGCCTGCGGTCCGAATGTCGATGATTATCACTGGATGGAGGTCCTGATGCGTGAAGCCACCCGCTATATGGATTCCATCACATTGCATTATTACACCATTCCGGGTCCTGCCTGGGAACAGAAGGGGGCGGCTACCGGATTTGAAACTGGCGAATGGTTCTCTACGCTGGAGAAGGCGCTGCGCATGGATGAGCTGGTAACCCGCCATAGTGTGATTATGGACAAATATGATCCGGAGAAACGTGTGGGTCTCATTGTCGATGAATGGGGAACCTGGTATGATGTTGAGCCTGGAACCAATCCCGGCTTCCTCTATCAGCAGAACACGATCCGTGATGCGCTGGTTGCCGGTGTAACCCTCGACATTTTCCATAAGCACAGCGGCCGCGTTCGGATGGCGAATATTGCCCAGACGATCAACGTGCTGCAGGCTGTAATTCTTACTGAAGGCGAGAAAATGCTGCTGACTCCTACGTACCACGTATTCAACATGTACAAGGTGCATCAGGATGCGGAACTGCTTGATCTTTCTCTGGAGAGTGGCACCTATAGCTTCGAAGGCCGCGAGATTCCGGAAGTCTCGGCCTCAGCTTCCATTACGGCGGAGGGTGTAATTCATGTCAGCCTGTGCAACCTGAATCATGCTGCTGCAGCATCGCTTCCGCTGGAGCTGCGCGGACTTGCCGGGAAAGAGGTTGAAATTACAGGAACGACGCTGGCCGGAACAGCAATTGATGCCCACAATACATTCAGCCAGCCGGAGGCAGTGACGCCACAGCCGTTTACCGGCTTTAAGCTGGAAGGCGGCAAGCTTAACGTTGAGCTGCCTCCGATGTCGGTGACCGTGCTGGAAATTACCCCGAAGGCTTAA
- a CDS encoding energy-coupling factor ABC transporter ATP-binding protein yields the protein MNNEYSLVFEGVAFSYPDTAEPALRELTVSIPKGRKTAVLGHNGSGKSTLFLHAVGVLRPQKGKVLQGGTPLTYSKKELAALRRRVGLVFQDPEQQLILSTPIEDISFGLRGTGMDEAAIQKRCLEVLEQLNLLALQDKPVHQLSLGQKKRTALAGVMAMEPELILLDEPTSYLDPLSERQLLAGLESIYAKGTTVVMATHDMNLAYRWADWIIVLDKGACRVAGSPEDIFADGEDMRAIGLDLPLLADIWHSLPGRLTAGQTAPRNAEEFKAILKREIQ from the coding sequence ATGAATAATGAATATAGCCTGGTCTTTGAGGGGGTCGCCTTCAGTTATCCGGACACGGCGGAACCTGCGCTGCGGGAGCTGACTGTCTCCATCCCCAAAGGACGAAAAACAGCAGTGCTCGGCCACAACGGCTCCGGCAAATCAACCTTGTTCCTGCATGCCGTTGGCGTACTGCGTCCGCAGAAAGGCAAGGTGCTGCAGGGCGGTACCCCGCTAACCTATTCCAAAAAAGAGCTGGCCGCCCTGCGCCGCCGCGTGGGCCTCGTCTTTCAGGACCCCGAGCAGCAGCTGATTCTTAGTACGCCTATCGAGGATATTTCTTTCGGACTGCGGGGGACGGGCATGGATGAGGCCGCTATTCAGAAGCGCTGCCTGGAAGTGCTGGAGCAGCTGAATCTGCTGGCTCTGCAAGATAAGCCGGTTCATCAGCTCAGTCTGGGCCAAAAAAAGCGCACGGCGCTCGCAGGGGTCATGGCGATGGAGCCGGAGCTGATTTTGCTGGATGAGCCGACCTCCTATCTGGACCCGCTCTCCGAGAGACAGCTGCTTGCTGGACTTGAGAGCATTTATGCCAAGGGCACCACGGTGGTCATGGCGACGCATGATATGAATCTGGCCTACCGCTGGGCAGACTGGATCATCGTGCTGGATAAAGGCGCCTGCCGGGTAGCCGGATCGCCGGAGGATATTTTTGCAGACGGGGAAGACATGCGGGCGATCGGTCTTGACCTGCCGCTGCTCGCCGATATATGGCATAGCCTGCCCGGCCGTTTGACTGCCGGGCAGACTGCTCCCCGGAATGCAGAAGAGTTCAAAGCCATTCTGAAGCGGGAAATTCAATAG
- the cbiQ gene encoding cobalt ECF transporter T component CbiQ produces MIRRIDALSYSNALRQLPAMWKSLFAAVMFILSYALHPVLQLVIAGWMTVWCVLYAKIPLRAYGLLFGTALLFFCLSLPALLLEIGLPTAGEAVISLQLPALTRSLYITAEGLHRAGLLLARVLACLTCCLFIIFTTPFGELLQVLRRLRMPQIVLELMLIMYRFLFLLSDTAHGMMLARRLRGGRRGRVAKLREVAGMAGSLFANTMHRYYGLSQGLITRGYMGEIILPPYVSRPVPRRFAVQACTGISLLLLAQLWILRSW; encoded by the coding sequence ATGATCAGAAGAATTGATGCGTTATCCTACAGCAATGCGCTGAGGCAGCTGCCCGCGATGTGGAAAAGCCTGTTCGCAGCAGTCATGTTCATCCTTTCCTATGCACTTCATCCGGTCTTGCAGCTTGTGATTGCGGGCTGGATGACCGTGTGGTGTGTCCTGTACGCCAAAATCCCGCTGCGCGCCTACGGCCTGCTGTTTGGTACGGCACTTTTGTTCTTTTGTCTGAGCCTGCCGGCCCTATTGCTTGAAATTGGCCTTCCAACTGCCGGTGAGGCGGTAATATCCTTGCAGCTCCCGGCTTTGACTCGTTCGCTATACATTACGGCGGAGGGGCTACACCGGGCAGGATTGCTGCTGGCGCGCGTGTTGGCCTGCCTGACCTGCTGCTTATTTATCATATTTACAACACCGTTCGGAGAATTGCTGCAGGTACTCCGCAGGCTGCGGATGCCGCAGATCGTACTGGAGCTCATGCTGATTATGTACCGTTTTCTGTTCCTGCTGAGCGATACAGCACATGGAATGATGCTGGCCCGGCGGCTGCGCGGCGGCAGAAGAGGACGGGTGGCCAAACTGCGGGAAGTTGCGGGAATGGCGGGCTCGCTGTTTGCCAATACGATGCACCGCTACTATGGGCTGTCGCAAGGGCTGATAACCCGGGGGTACATGGGTGAGATCATTTTGCCGCCTTATGTGTCACGCCCGGTGCCGCGCAGATTCGCGGTTCAGGCCTGCACCGGTATTTCCCTGCTGCTGCTCGCTCAGCTATGGATCTTGCGGAGCTGGTGA
- a CDS encoding sirohydrochlorin chelatase: MKTVLLVGHGSRVAEGNEELRKFTSELAARKPELTFVTCFIELASPSIAEGIALCVKGGASTVYVVPIILFAAGHSKLDIPLAMDQAKLKYPGVEFVYGRPVGVQERAVDILLDRIAEATAWRQPAQPEDKILTLGENAKEAGPGEVHSVSGAGNTGTAAVEMKTSKVEDKDTIILVMGRGGSDPDANSDFYKLTRLLWERTAYKSVEGCFIAIAKPSLPEGLERCLVLGARKIVVLPYLLFTGVLMKQFSDIISQFAAGHPEVEVEQGSYLGSHPLLSDMLAERIEETLEGQSFANCDNCKYRVEAAAHHHHHHHGEEEHEHEEGHGHDHHHGEDHSHDHGYHHHHGEDHSHDHRYHHHHGEDHNHEHGHHHHHHGKHHSQEHGRCGHNHAAHGHQCCSRQHEQEHHSEMGTEGKIQPRQRELSVQTVSSANGPKEF, from the coding sequence ATGAAAACAGTATTGCTCGTAGGACATGGCAGCCGGGTAGCGGAGGGCAACGAGGAGCTGCGGAAATTCACAAGTGAGCTTGCCGCCCGCAAGCCGGAGCTGACCTTTGTAACCTGCTTTATAGAACTGGCTTCGCCTTCGATTGCTGAGGGCATAGCGCTTTGTGTAAAAGGAGGCGCTTCGACGGTTTACGTGGTACCGATTATTTTGTTCGCGGCTGGCCATTCCAAGCTGGACATTCCGCTGGCCATGGACCAGGCGAAGCTAAAGTATCCCGGCGTGGAATTTGTGTACGGACGTCCGGTCGGTGTACAGGAGCGGGCGGTGGATATTTTGCTGGACCGGATCGCAGAAGCAACTGCGTGGAGACAGCCGGCCCAGCCGGAAGACAAGATACTGACATTGGGGGAGAATGCGAAAGAAGCGGGTCCGGGGGAAGTGCATTCTGTCTCCGGAGCTGGCAATACAGGCACTGCTGCAGTTGAGATGAAAACCTCGAAAGTGGAGGACAAAGACACCATTATTCTTGTTATGGGCCGTGGAGGCAGCGATCCTGATGCCAACAGTGATTTCTATAAGCTGACCCGCCTGCTGTGGGAAAGGACTGCTTATAAAAGCGTAGAGGGCTGCTTTATCGCCATTGCCAAACCTTCGCTGCCCGAGGGGCTGGAGCGTTGTCTGGTATTGGGTGCGCGTAAAATTGTGGTGCTGCCGTACCTGCTTTTCACCGGAGTTCTGATGAAGCAGTTTTCTGATATCATCTCGCAGTTCGCTGCCGGGCATCCTGAGGTCGAGGTGGAGCAAGGCAGTTACCTTGGTTCTCACCCGCTGCTGTCCGACATGCTTGCGGAGCGAATTGAAGAGACATTGGAAGGCCAATCCTTCGCCAACTGCGATAACTGCAAATACCGTGTTGAGGCGGCCGCACACCACCATCACCACCACCATGGTGAGGAAGAACATGAACATGAAGAGGGACACGGGCATGATCATCATCATGGGGAAGATCATAGCCATGACCACGGGTATCACCATCATCATGGGGAAGATCATAGCCATGACCACAGGTATCACCATCATCATGGAGAAGATCATAATCACGAGCATGGGCATCACCACCACCATCACGGGAAACATCATAGCCAGGAGCACGGGCGATGTGGGCATAATCATGCGGCTCATGGGCATCAGTGCTGCAGCAGGCAGCATGAACAGGAGCATCACTCCGAGATGGGTACGGAAGGCAAAATACAGCCGCGTCAGCGGGAACTTTCAGTACAGACAGTATCTTCGGCCAACGGACCGAAGGAATTCTGA
- the cobK gene encoding precorrin-6A reductase: MIFMLCGTSDARELALTLSSHGLPLVASVVTPSAAERLEAAAIRTAVGRLDQPGMTSFLQEGNYSVVVDASHPFALEAHANAMAAAEALGLPYFRYERRSLHYDSHPRLICVDSYEAAARKAKQLKGSVMLTTGGKTLEIFAERLLSDPEVRLTVRLLPCLENIEKCLALGIEQRNIIGMQGPFSREMNEAMYRQYGTQVMITKESGAEGSLDEKLHAALDMGLYVILITRPDTPYCDFGSVYHAMDEIAYAVKAVLAGRERKDVETSTEL, from the coding sequence ATGATATTTATGTTGTGCGGAACGAGTGATGCCCGGGAATTAGCGCTGACTTTGTCATCTCATGGATTGCCGCTGGTGGCTTCTGTCGTGACGCCAAGTGCAGCGGAGCGGCTTGAAGCAGCCGCAATACGGACTGCGGTTGGCAGGTTGGACCAGCCGGGGATGACCTCCTTTTTGCAGGAGGGGAATTACAGTGTTGTAGTAGACGCAAGCCATCCCTTTGCACTTGAGGCCCATGCCAATGCAATGGCCGCTGCGGAAGCGCTGGGGCTGCCCTATTTTCGCTACGAGCGGCGAAGCCTTCACTATGACAGTCATCCCCGGTTGATTTGTGTAGATTCTTATGAAGCAGCGGCCCGCAAAGCAAAACAATTAAAAGGCTCGGTCATGCTGACCACCGGTGGGAAAACACTGGAGATTTTTGCGGAGCGGCTGCTCAGCGATCCGGAGGTGCGCCTGACGGTCAGGCTGCTTCCCTGCCTGGAGAACATTGAGAAATGCCTTGCGCTTGGGATAGAACAGCGGAATATTATTGGGATGCAGGGACCTTTTTCAAGGGAAATGAACGAAGCGATGTACAGGCAGTACGGCACGCAGGTCATGATCACTAAGGAGAGCGGGGCAGAGGGATCTCTTGATGAGAAGCTGCATGCTGCGCTGGATATGGGGCTTTACGTTATTTTGATAACGCGTCCGGACACGCCTTATTGTGATTTTGGCAGTGTCTATCATGCAATGGATGAGATAGCTTATGCGGTAAAAGCAGTACTGGCGGGGCGTGAGCGAAAAGATGTGGAAACATCTACTGAATTATGA
- a CDS encoding energy-coupling factor ABC transporter substrate-binding protein, producing the protein MSNKWKNGLMLLAVILLVVLPLLLVNGEFGGADDAAEGVITEIDPGYEPWFKPLTELPGETESMLFALQAAIGAGVIGYSIGLLKGRQDRRKLNDQKN; encoded by the coding sequence ATGAGCAACAAGTGGAAAAATGGATTGATGCTGCTGGCGGTGATTTTGCTGGTGGTGCTGCCTCTGCTGCTGGTGAACGGGGAATTCGGCGGGGCTGACGATGCCGCAGAGGGTGTAATTACAGAGATTGATCCCGGTTATGAGCCCTGGTTCAAACCGCTGACCGAGCTGCCCGGCGAAACGGAAAGCATGCTGTTCGCGCTGCAGGCGGCGATCGGGGCCGGAGTGATTGGCTATTCCATCGGCCTGCTGAAAGGCAGACAGGACCGGCGCAAGCTTAATGATCAGAAGAATTGA
- a CDS encoding arsenate reductase family protein encodes MSQLKVYQYPKCGTCRSAVKWLKEQGHELELQHIAEQPPTVEELRLLVANSGFPLKKFFNTSGEVYKALGLKDKLSSLSEDEQLKLLSSNGMLIKRPVVTDGKKVTVGYKEEQYGEAWSNA; translated from the coding sequence ATGAGTCAACTGAAAGTATATCAATATCCAAAATGCGGAACCTGCCGCAGCGCTGTCAAATGGCTGAAGGAACAGGGGCATGAGCTGGAGCTTCAGCATATCGCCGAGCAGCCGCCCACTGTGGAAGAGCTGCGTTTGCTGGTCGCGAACAGCGGGTTTCCGTTGAAGAAGTTTTTTAATACGAGCGGTGAGGTGTACAAAGCACTGGGCTTGAAGGACAAGTTGTCCAGTCTTAGTGAAGATGAGCAGCTTAAACTGCTGTCCAGCAACGGGATGCTGATCAAACGCCCGGTAGTCACTGACGGCAAGAAAGTCACTGTAGGCTATAAAGAAGAGCAATACGGCGAAGCCTGGAGCAACGCCTAA
- a CDS encoding DUF6171 family protein, producing the protein MSTLSTCKGCREEYKVTDAQIARILASSMFTPDNTASDEVYRERVALCSACPKLQDGVTCTACGCIIPVVAKLKERGCPLPGGGLWSPVTE; encoded by the coding sequence ATGAGCACTTTATCAACCTGCAAGGGCTGCCGGGAAGAGTATAAGGTGACGGATGCCCAGATTGCCCGGATTCTGGCTTCATCAATGTTCACCCCGGACAACACCGCTTCAGATGAAGTATACAGGGAGCGGGTTGCCCTTTGCTCAGCTTGTCCGAAGCTCCAGGATGGCGTAACATGCACAGCCTGCGGCTGTATCATTCCGGTAGTGGCCAAGCTGAAGGAGCGCGGCTGCCCGTTGCCGGGCGGCGGTTTGTGGAGTCCGGTCACGGAGTAG
- a CDS encoding 5'-3' exonuclease, whose product MSSVTTGRVMIVDGMALLFRAFYATSYGGYIRKTKAGLPTNAVYGFLQYFFDAVSTFEPSHVVCCWDMGKGTFRTEKYDGYKSNRIDAPLELIPQFDLVKEVVAELGVPNIGLVGYEADDCIGTLASCYSGESEVYILTGDHDMLQLVNDNVKVVIMKKGRSNYKVYDPAELLEEKGLTPAQVIDLKGFMGDTSDNYPGVKGIGEKTALKLLTEYGTVEGVIENLHLLPKGVRAKIEADLDMLHLSRELAEIRCDVPVVCTLAECLWALQRETAARKFQELEFGSLMHLIGSVQDERGIVQIELGDLG is encoded by the coding sequence ATGAGTTCAGTAACAACGGGCCGGGTAATGATCGTCGATGGAATGGCTCTGCTGTTCCGGGCCTTTTATGCGACCTCTTATGGAGGATATATCCGCAAGACGAAGGCCGGACTGCCGACCAATGCGGTGTACGGATTTTTGCAGTATTTTTTCGATGCGGTCAGCACATTCGAGCCTTCCCATGTGGTCTGCTGCTGGGATATGGGCAAAGGGACTTTCCGCACCGAGAAGTATGACGGCTACAAATCGAACCGGATTGATGCACCGCTGGAGCTGATTCCACAGTTTGATCTGGTCAAGGAAGTCGTGGCTGAACTAGGCGTACCGAATATTGGACTGGTGGGCTATGAAGCGGATGACTGCATCGGCACGCTTGCTTCATGCTACAGCGGGGAATCCGAGGTGTACATTCTCACCGGCGATCACGATATGCTGCAACTGGTCAACGATAACGTCAAAGTCGTCATTATGAAAAAAGGCCGCTCGAACTATAAAGTTTATGATCCGGCGGAATTGCTGGAGGAAAAGGGCCTCACCCCTGCCCAGGTGATTGATTTGAAGGGCTTCATGGGCGACACCAGCGATAACTACCCCGGTGTAAAAGGCATTGGCGAGAAAACGGCGCTGAAGCTATTGACCGAATACGGTACGGTGGAAGGGGTAATCGAGAATCTTCATCTGCTTCCTAAAGGCGTGCGTGCCAAAATTGAGGCCGATCTTGATATGCTTCACCTGTCCCGTGAGCTGGCGGAAATCCGCTGTGATGTTCCGGTAGTCTGCACGCTGGCTGAATGCCTGTGGGCGCTGCAGCGCGAGACGGCAGCCCGCAAGTTCCAAGAGCTGGAATTCGGCAGCCTGATGCATCTGATCGGCAGTGTGCAGGATGAGCGGGGCATTGTGCAGATCGAGCTTGGGGATCTGGGCTGA